A window from Acidobacteriota bacterium encodes these proteins:
- a CDS encoding tetratricopeptide repeat protein — MSTRLTIVRLMAVAGLSLSLTACGKVTAQMSFKDGIGAYQQQNYRVAIEELEEAVKHDFEYRPYAYFYLANSHDNAFKFTRKGQPENDAHLPEAEKYYKLAYENIDPASREGQGAIFKKRSLEYLVGLYGSEKLNQPDRAEAVGKQIVELDPSDVNNYFGLAKLYEDAGRVEEAEQMLARAREVKPDSVDVMLQLAGFYNRQGNFDKTMDAFRHRIEIEPNNPEAYHTVAGYFEEKVRKDYTLTPALKADYIKQGLDASDKAITIKGDYVDAMVMKNLLLRQQALVERNPARQQELLKQANEIREKAIATRARLQGEIEAAEAKAKAAADAKKSE, encoded by the coding sequence ATGTCGACGCGGTTGACCATCGTCCGGCTCATGGCCGTGGCCGGTTTGAGCCTTTCGCTGACCGCCTGCGGGAAAGTGACGGCACAGATGTCGTTCAAGGACGGGATCGGTGCCTATCAACAGCAGAATTACAGGGTCGCCATCGAGGAACTCGAGGAGGCGGTCAAGCACGATTTCGAGTACCGGCCGTACGCGTACTTCTACCTGGCCAACTCGCACGACAACGCGTTCAAGTTCACGCGCAAGGGGCAGCCCGAGAACGACGCGCACCTCCCCGAGGCCGAGAAATACTACAAGCTCGCCTACGAGAACATCGACCCGGCGTCGCGTGAGGGTCAGGGGGCGATCTTCAAGAAGCGGAGCCTCGAGTACCTCGTCGGTCTTTACGGGTCCGAAAAGCTGAACCAGCCCGACAGGGCCGAGGCGGTCGGCAAGCAGATCGTCGAGCTCGACCCGTCCGACGTGAACAACTACTTCGGCCTCGCCAAGCTCTACGAGGACGCCGGTCGTGTCGAGGAAGCCGAGCAGATGCTCGCCCGGGCCCGCGAGGTGAAGCCCGACAGCGTGGACGTGATGCTCCAGCTCGCCGGGTTCTACAACCGGCAGGGCAACTTCGACAAGACGATGGACGCATTCCGGCACCGCATCGAGATCGAGCCGAACAACCCCGAGGCCTACCACACCGTGGCCGGCTACTTCGAGGAGAAGGTCCGCAAGGACTACACGCTCACCCCCGCCCTCAAGGCCGACTACATCAAGCAGGGCCTCGACGCGTCGGACAAGGCAATCACCATCAAGGGCGACTACGTCGACGCGATGGTCATGAAGAACCTCCTGCTCCGCCAGCAGGCGCTCGTCGAGCGGAACCCGGCGCGCCAGCAGGAACTGCTCAAGCAGGCCAACGAGATCCGCGAGAAGGCCATCGCCACGCGGGCACGCCTGCAGGGCGAAATCGAGGCCGCCGAAGCGAAGGCGAAGGCGGCGGCAGACGCGAAGAAGTCCGAGTAG